In Hyperolius riggenbachi isolate aHypRig1 chromosome 10, aHypRig1.pri, whole genome shotgun sequence, a genomic segment contains:
- the LOC137535908 gene encoding uncharacterized protein — protein sequence MMFPRWNSQSQERSIPHNPQSQERSVPQNPQSQERSVPQNPQSQERSVPQNPQSKKCSVPRKNSARSAASPETLRARSATSPGTLRARSAASPGTLSQERSVSRNPQSQERSVPRNPQSQKRSVLRNPQSQKRSVLRNPQSQERSVPRHTQPGAQRLPKPSESQERSVPRNPQSQGRSVPRNHQSQERSVPRNSQSQERSVPRNHQSQERSVPRDPQSQERSVPQNPQSRECSVPRNPQSQEHSVPRNPQSLERSVPRNPQSQERSVPRNPQSQEHSVPQNPQSQKRSVPRHTQPGAQRPSEPPEPGAQRPLEPSEPGEQRPLEPSEPGAQRPL from the exons atgatgttcCCCCGCTGGAACTCTCAGAGCCAGGAGCGCAGCATTCCCCACAACCCCCAGAGCCAGGAGCGCAGCGTCCCCCAGAACCCTCAGAGCCAGGAGCGCAGCGTCCCCCAGAACCCTCAGAGCCAGGAGCGCAGCGTCCCCCAGAACCCTCAGAGCAAGAAGTGCAGCGTCCCCCGCAAAAACTCAGCCAGGAGCGCAGCGTCTCCCGAAACCCTCAGAGCCAGGAGCGCAACGTCCCCCGGAACCCTCAGAGCCAGAAGCGCAGCGTCCCCCGGCACACTCAGCCAGGAGCGCAGCGTCTCCCGAAACCCTCAGAGCCAGGAGCGCAGCGTCCCCCGGAACCCTCAGAGCCAGAAGCGCAGCGTCCTCCGGAACCCTCAGAGCCAGAAGCGCAGCGTCCTCCGGAACCCTCAGAGCCAGGAGCGCAGCGTCCCCCGGCACACTCAGCCAGGAGCGCAGCGTCTCCCGAAACCCTCAGAG AGCCAGGAACGCAGCGTCCCTCGGAACCCCCAGAGCCAGGGGCGCAGCGTCCCCCGGAACCACCAAAGCCAGGAGCGCAGCGTCCCTCGGAACTCCCAGAGCCAGGAGCGCAGCGTCCCCCGGAACCATCAAAGCCAGGAGCGCAGCGTCCCCCGGGACCCTCAGAGCCAGGAGCGCAGCGTCCCTCAGAACCCTCAGAGCCGGGAGTGCAGCGTCCCCCGGAACCCTCAGAGCCAGGAGCACAGCGTCCCCCGGAACCCTCAGAGTCTGGAGCGCAGTGTCCCCCGGAACCCTCAGAGCCAGGAGCGCAGTGTCCCCCGGAACCCTCAGAGCCAGGAGCACAGTGTCCCCCAGAACCCTCAGAGCCAGAAGCGCAGCGTCCCCCGGCACACTCAGCCAGGAGCGCAGCGTCCCTCGGAACCCCCAGAGCCAGGAGCGCAGCGTCCCTTGGAACCCTCAGAGCCAGGAGAGCAGCGTCCCTTGGAACCCTCAGAGCCAGGAGCGCAGCGTCCCCTGTAA